In Sphaeramia orbicularis chromosome 14, fSphaOr1.1, whole genome shotgun sequence, the following are encoded in one genomic region:
- the gusb gene encoding beta-glucuronidase isoform X1, giving the protein MATLVLHGVFRVQVRDLVRVLVWFLVLDAVSPLFPRESGSRELKELNGIWTFRADRSPNRNQGFEDGWFRRRLAETGPVIEMPVPASYNDITQDSTLRDFIGWVWYEREVLVPARWVQDQGLRLVLRVGSAHYYSMVWVNGVKVMEHEGGHLPFEAEIGTVLRKDPGSGCRITIAVNNTLTLQTLPPGVIMHFNDPTRYPEGYFVQNIYFDFFNYAGIHRPVLLYTTPRVYVDDITVVTDFSDNMGFVSYVVSVGGASTSTVKVTLMDKDGQCVASSTGLTGVLKVVDVNLWWPYLMHQNPGYLYSMEVRVTASDEKSTYEDVYTLPVGIRTVNVTKSRFLINNKPFFFNGVNKHEDADIRGKGLDWPLMVKDFNLLKWLGANSFRTSHYPYAEEILQMSDRHGIVVIDECPGVGIKDIRSFGNASLSHHLSVMDELVRRDKNHPSVVMWSVANEPAAEMPPADFYFKTLIKHTKDLDQTRPVTFITDSNYARDKGAPYVDVICVNSYFSWYHDPGHPEVIPIQLNTQFENWYGKYQKPIIQSEYGADAVAGLHSDPPVMFTEEYQTAVLRRYHGVFDQKRKEYVVGELIWNFADFMTAQGITRVVGNKKGIFTRQRQPKAAAFTLRERYWSLANQTGMLPPWTRYPCSL; this is encoded by the exons ATGGCGACTCTAGTTCTGCATGGTGTGTTCCGGGTCCAGGTTCGGGACCTGGTCCGGGTCCTGGTCTGGTTCTTGGTTCTGGACGCAGTCAGTCCGCTGTTCCCCCGGGAGTCCGGGTCCAGGGAACTGAAGGAGCTCAACGGGATCTGGACCTTCAGGGCAGACCGGTCCCCCAACAGGAACCAGGGCTTCGAGGACGGATGGTTCCGACGGAGGCTGGCGGAG ACCGGACCAGTCATCGAGATGCCGGTTCCTGCCAGTTACAACGACATTACCCAGGATTCCACGCTGAGGGACTTCATCGGCTGGGTGTGGTATGAGCGGGAGGTGCTGGTTCCAGCCCGATGGGTCCAAGACCAAGGCCTGAGGCTGGTTCTGAGGGTCGGGAGCGCCCACTATTACTCCATGGTG TGGGTCAACGGGGTGAAGGTGATGGAGCACGAAGGCGGCCATCTTCCCTTCGAGGCTGAGATTGGCACCGTTCTGAGGAAGGACCCAGGTTCCGGGTGCAGGATCACCATTGCCGTCAACAACACCCTGACCCTGCAGACGCTGCCCCCGGGGGTCATCATGCACTTCAACGACCCCACCAG GTATCCTGAAGGTTACTTTGTGCAGAACATCTACTTCGACTTCTTCAACTACGCTGGGATCCATCGTCCGGTTCTTCTGTACACCACGCCCAGAGTGTACGTGGACGACATCACCGTGGTTACTGACTTCAGTGACAACATGG GTTTCGTCAGTTACGTCGTCTCAGTGGGCGGGGCTTCCACGTCCACGGTCAAAGTGACGCTGATGGATAAAGATGGTCAGTGCGTGGCGTCGTCCACGGGGTTGACGGGCGTCCTTAAAGTGGTGGATGTGAACCTGTGGTGGCCGTACCTGATGCACCAGAACCCGGGTTACCTGTACTCCATGGAG GTCCGAGTGACGGCGTCGGATGAGAAGTCAACGTACGAGGACGTTTACACTCTGCCTGTTGGAATCCGTACGGTCAACGTCACCAAGTCACGTTTCCTTATCAacaacaaaccattttttttcaaCGGAGTCAATAAACATGAGGACGCAGAC ATCCGGGGTAAAGGTCTGGACTGGCCCCTGATGGTCAAAGACTTCAACCTGCTCAAGTGGTTGGGCGCCAACTCGTTCAGAACCAGCCACTACCCCTACGCCGAGGAGATCCTGCAGATGAGTGACCGCCACGGCATCGTGGTCATCGACGAGTGTCCGGGGGTCGGAATCAAAGACAT TCGTAGTTTTGGAAACGCCTCCCTGTCCCATCACCTGTCCGTCATGGACGAGCTGGTGCGTCGGGACAAGAACCATCCCTCCGTGGTCATGTGGTCGGTGGCCAATGAGCCGGCGGCGGAGATGCCTCCAGCAGACTTCTACTTCAA GACTTTAATCAAACACACCAAAGACCTGGACCAAACCAGACCTGTGACCTTCATCACCGACAGTAACTACGCCAGAGACAAAGGG GCTCCATACGTGGATGTGATCTGTGTCAACAGTTACTTCTCGTGGTACCATGACCCCGGTCACCCTGAGGTCATCCCCATCCAACTCAACACCCAGTTTGAGAACTGGTATGGAAAGTACCAGAAGCCCATCATCCAGAGCGAGTACGGGGCGGATGCCGTGGCAGGACTTCACAGC GATCCACCAGTCATGTTTACGGAGGAGTACCAGACCGCCGTCCTGAGGCGCTACCACGGCGTCTTCGACCAGAAGAGGAAGGAGTACGTGGTGGGAGAACTCATCTGGAACTTCGCAGACTTCATGACGGCTCAAG GAATCACCCGGGTGGTGGGGAATAAGAAGGGGATCTTCACGCGGCAGCGCCAGCCCAAGGCGGCGGCGTTCACCCTGAGGGAGCGCTACTGGAGCCTGGCTAATCAGACGGGGATGCTGCCTCCGTGGACCAGGTACCCCTGCTCCCTGTGA
- the gusb gene encoding beta-glucuronidase isoform X2, whose product MATLVLHGVFRVQVRDLVRVLVWFLVLDAVSPLFPRESGSRELKELNGIWTFRADRSPNRNQGFEDGWFRRRLAETGPVIEMPVPASYNDITQDSTLRDFIGWVWYEREVLVPARWVQDQGLRLVLRVGSAHYYSMVWVNGVKVMEHEGGHLPFEAEIGTVLRKDPGSGCRITIAVNNTLTLQTLPPGVIMHFNDPTRYPEGYFVQNIYFDFFNYAGIHRPVLLYTTPRVYVDDITVVTDFSDNTGFVSYVVSVGGASTSTVKVTLMDKDGQCVASSTGLTGVLKVVDVNLWWPYLMHQNPGYLYSMEVRVTASDEKSTYEDVYTLPVGIRTVNVTKSRFLINNKPFFFNGVNKHEDADIRGKGLDWPLMVKDFNLLKWLGANSFRTSHYPYAEEILQMSDRHGIVVIDECPGVGIKDIRSFGNASLSHHLSVMDELVRRDKNHPSVVMWSVANEPAAEMPPADFYFKTLIKHTKDLDQTRPVTFITDSNYARDKGAPYVDVICVNSYFSWYHDPGHPEVIPIQLNTQFENWYGKYQKPIIQSEYGADAVAGLHSDPPVMFTEEYQTAVLRRYHGVFDQKRKEYVVGELIWNFADFMTAQGITRVVGNKKGIFTRQRQPKAAAFTLRERYWSLANQTGMLPPWTRYPCSL is encoded by the exons ATGGCGACTCTAGTTCTGCATGGTGTGTTCCGGGTCCAGGTTCGGGACCTGGTCCGGGTCCTGGTCTGGTTCTTGGTTCTGGACGCAGTCAGTCCGCTGTTCCCCCGGGAGTCCGGGTCCAGGGAACTGAAGGAGCTCAACGGGATCTGGACCTTCAGGGCAGACCGGTCCCCCAACAGGAACCAGGGCTTCGAGGACGGATGGTTCCGACGGAGGCTGGCGGAG ACCGGACCAGTCATCGAGATGCCGGTTCCTGCCAGTTACAACGACATTACCCAGGATTCCACGCTGAGGGACTTCATCGGCTGGGTGTGGTATGAGCGGGAGGTGCTGGTTCCAGCCCGATGGGTCCAAGACCAAGGCCTGAGGCTGGTTCTGAGGGTCGGGAGCGCCCACTATTACTCCATGGTG TGGGTCAACGGGGTGAAGGTGATGGAGCACGAAGGCGGCCATCTTCCCTTCGAGGCTGAGATTGGCACCGTTCTGAGGAAGGACCCAGGTTCCGGGTGCAGGATCACCATTGCCGTCAACAACACCCTGACCCTGCAGACGCTGCCCCCGGGGGTCATCATGCACTTCAACGACCCCACCAG GTATCCTGAAGGTTACTTTGTGCAGAACATCTACTTCGACTTCTTCAACTACGCTGGGATCCATCGTCCGGTTCTTCTGTACACCACGCCCAGAGTGTACGTGGACGACATCACCGTGGTTACTGACTTCAGTGACAACA CAGGTTTCGTCAGTTACGTCGTCTCAGTGGGCGGGGCTTCCACGTCCACGGTCAAAGTGACGCTGATGGATAAAGATGGTCAGTGCGTGGCGTCGTCCACGGGGTTGACGGGCGTCCTTAAAGTGGTGGATGTGAACCTGTGGTGGCCGTACCTGATGCACCAGAACCCGGGTTACCTGTACTCCATGGAG GTCCGAGTGACGGCGTCGGATGAGAAGTCAACGTACGAGGACGTTTACACTCTGCCTGTTGGAATCCGTACGGTCAACGTCACCAAGTCACGTTTCCTTATCAacaacaaaccattttttttcaaCGGAGTCAATAAACATGAGGACGCAGAC ATCCGGGGTAAAGGTCTGGACTGGCCCCTGATGGTCAAAGACTTCAACCTGCTCAAGTGGTTGGGCGCCAACTCGTTCAGAACCAGCCACTACCCCTACGCCGAGGAGATCCTGCAGATGAGTGACCGCCACGGCATCGTGGTCATCGACGAGTGTCCGGGGGTCGGAATCAAAGACAT TCGTAGTTTTGGAAACGCCTCCCTGTCCCATCACCTGTCCGTCATGGACGAGCTGGTGCGTCGGGACAAGAACCATCCCTCCGTGGTCATGTGGTCGGTGGCCAATGAGCCGGCGGCGGAGATGCCTCCAGCAGACTTCTACTTCAA GACTTTAATCAAACACACCAAAGACCTGGACCAAACCAGACCTGTGACCTTCATCACCGACAGTAACTACGCCAGAGACAAAGGG GCTCCATACGTGGATGTGATCTGTGTCAACAGTTACTTCTCGTGGTACCATGACCCCGGTCACCCTGAGGTCATCCCCATCCAACTCAACACCCAGTTTGAGAACTGGTATGGAAAGTACCAGAAGCCCATCATCCAGAGCGAGTACGGGGCGGATGCCGTGGCAGGACTTCACAGC GATCCACCAGTCATGTTTACGGAGGAGTACCAGACCGCCGTCCTGAGGCGCTACCACGGCGTCTTCGACCAGAAGAGGAAGGAGTACGTGGTGGGAGAACTCATCTGGAACTTCGCAGACTTCATGACGGCTCAAG GAATCACCCGGGTGGTGGGGAATAAGAAGGGGATCTTCACGCGGCAGCGCCAGCCCAAGGCGGCGGCGTTCACCCTGAGGGAGCGCTACTGGAGCCTGGCTAATCAGACGGGGATGCTGCCTCCGTGGACCAGGTACCCCTGCTCCCTGTGA